A region of Candidatus Aegiribacteria sp. DNA encodes the following proteins:
- the clpB gene encoding ATP-dependent chaperone ClpB codes for MDFEKLTIKSKEAIQEAGNLAIEAGNPEIAPVHLAFVLLDDSKNVITGVLDSLEIDRNRIINEIAGILGSLPKTQGGSEPRMSRSMIKVLGAAEKTALKMKDDYIAREHLFLGLLKEGGRITDVFESFGISEKDFLSALAAVRGSSRIDTETSEDNYKSLEKYTRDLTGMARQEKLDPVIGRDDEIRRVMQVLGRRRKNNPVLIGEPGVGKTAIVEGLASRIAEGDVPETLTDKRVLSLDMGALIAGAKFRGEFEERLKSVLKEIAASEGRVILFIDEMHTLVGAGAAEGAVDAANMLKPVLARGELHCIGATTLDEYRKHIEKDAALERRFQPVMVKPPSVEDTISILRGLRERYESHHGIIIQDAALIAAATLSDRYITDRFLPDKAIDLVDEASSRLRIEIDSMPEEIDEIRRKIIQLEIEREGLRREDDSSCLAELEVIEKELAELGEERTALELRWKNEKDLIDRIRDLAREAEDLRGESKIAEREGDLEKVAEIRYGKLHEIEEKTMDLRQKLEDIQECGSMLSEEITADNIAEVVSRWTGIPVTRLMESEKQRLLTLEDELHRRVVGQDEAVSAVAEAVRRARANVQDPNRPLGSFIFMGPTGVGKTELARSLADFLFDDENSLIRIDMSEFMEKHSVSRMIGAPPGYVGYDEGGYLTEAVRRNPYSVVLFDEIEKAHQDVFNIFLQILDEGRLTDGQGRTVDFRNCVIIMTSNLGSDWIAETAGKLSQKELTERAKRELGTRFRPEFLNRIDDIIVFRPLGRDEIRKIVEIQLLRLNRILKEQNIALLSSESAVDLLARIGYDPAFGARPLKRLLQKHVQNELATAIIEGSIHPGQEVLLDTDENDFILEPVSSEEDSSETE; via the coding sequence ATGGATTTTGAAAAATTAACGATTAAATCAAAGGAAGCGATCCAGGAAGCAGGTAACCTTGCCATTGAAGCCGGAAATCCCGAGATTGCCCCGGTTCATCTGGCATTCGTGCTTCTTGATGATTCAAAGAATGTTATTACCGGTGTACTCGATAGTCTGGAGATTGACCGGAACAGGATAATAAATGAAATCGCCGGGATTCTCGGATCACTGCCGAAGACTCAGGGCGGATCTGAGCCTCGCATGTCAAGATCGATGATCAAGGTGCTGGGCGCTGCCGAGAAAACAGCGTTGAAAATGAAGGACGACTATATAGCCAGAGAGCATCTGTTCCTCGGTCTGTTAAAAGAAGGGGGCAGGATAACTGATGTGTTTGAATCCTTTGGTATCTCTGAAAAAGATTTTCTTTCAGCCCTTGCTGCGGTAAGAGGGTCTTCCAGAATTGATACCGAAACCTCCGAAGACAACTATAAATCACTTGAGAAATACACAAGAGACCTTACTGGAATGGCCCGACAGGAGAAACTGGATCCTGTAATCGGAAGAGATGATGAGATCCGAAGAGTAATGCAGGTTCTTGGCAGGAGACGAAAGAACAATCCGGTTCTCATTGGTGAACCAGGTGTCGGAAAAACCGCGATAGTTGAAGGGCTTGCTTCCCGCATCGCTGAAGGTGATGTACCGGAGACATTAACGGATAAACGAGTACTGTCACTGGATATGGGCGCGTTGATAGCCGGGGCGAAATTTCGCGGGGAATTCGAGGAAAGGCTGAAATCAGTACTGAAAGAGATAGCTGCATCAGAAGGCAGGGTAATTCTATTTATTGATGAAATGCATACTCTGGTCGGAGCCGGGGCAGCAGAGGGGGCGGTTGATGCGGCCAATATGCTTAAACCGGTACTTGCAAGAGGGGAATTGCATTGCATAGGCGCGACAACTCTGGATGAGTACAGAAAGCATATTGAAAAGGATGCTGCACTTGAAAGAAGATTTCAGCCGGTCATGGTCAAACCACCTTCTGTTGAGGACACAATCAGTATTCTCAGAGGATTGAGGGAAAGATATGAGAGCCATCATGGAATTATCATTCAGGATGCTGCCCTTATAGCTGCGGCTACTCTTTCTGATCGTTACATAACTGATAGATTCCTCCCGGATAAAGCGATTGATCTTGTTGACGAGGCTTCGAGCAGACTCCGAATTGAAATCGACAGTATGCCCGAGGAGATTGATGAAATCAGGCGGAAAATCATTCAGCTGGAGATAGAGCGGGAAGGTTTGCGAAGAGAGGATGATTCAAGTTGTCTTGCAGAACTTGAGGTTATTGAAAAGGAGCTTGCTGAACTGGGGGAGGAGAGAACCGCCCTTGAATTACGCTGGAAAAATGAGAAAGATCTCATTGACAGAATTAGGGATCTCGCAAGGGAAGCAGAGGATCTTCGAGGAGAATCAAAGATCGCAGAGCGGGAGGGTGATCTTGAAAAGGTGGCCGAAATAAGATACGGCAAGCTCCATGAGATTGAAGAGAAAACAATGGATCTCAGGCAGAAGCTGGAAGATATTCAGGAATGCGGATCCATGCTTTCCGAAGAGATCACAGCTGATAACATCGCAGAGGTTGTGTCCAGATGGACAGGTATTCCTGTTACCCGGCTGATGGAAAGTGAAAAGCAGCGCCTTCTCACACTTGAAGACGAGCTTCATCGAAGAGTTGTCGGGCAGGATGAAGCCGTCTCTGCCGTAGCCGAGGCAGTCAGGAGAGCGAGAGCGAATGTACAGGATCCGAATAGACCTCTGGGAAGTTTTATTTTCATGGGGCCGACCGGAGTGGGTAAGACCGAACTTGCTCGATCGCTGGCAGATTTCCTGTTTGACGATGAGAACTCACTGATCAGGATCGATATGAGTGAGTTCATGGAGAAGCACTCTGTCTCCCGCATGATAGGAGCGCCTCCCGGATATGTGGGATATGATGAGGGAGGATACCTGACAGAGGCAGTCAGAAGAAATCCGTATTCCGTCGTTCTTTTTGATGAGATCGAGAAAGCGCATCAGGATGTCTTCAACATTTTCCTGCAGATTCTGGATGAAGGCAGGCTCACTGACGGGCAGGGTAGAACTGTAGATTTCCGCAACTGCGTTATAATCATGACAAGTAATCTGGGCAGTGACTGGATAGCTGAAACAGCTGGAAAACTATCGCAGAAGGAATTGACAGAAAGAGCAAAACGGGAACTTGGCACCAGATTCAGACCTGAATTCCTTAACAGAATAGACGATATAATAGTATTCCGCCCGCTTGGGCGGGATGAGATCAGAAAGATCGTGGAAATCCAGCTTTTGAGATTGAACAGGATTCTCAAAGAACAGAATATCGCTCTTCTTTCATCCGAATCCGCAGTAGATCTTCTAGCCAGGATAGGATACGATCCGGCATTCGGGGCCAGACCTCTTAAACGCTTGTTGCAGAAGCATGTACAGAACGAGCTGGCAACAGCCATTATCGAAGGAAGCATTCACCCCGGTCAGGAAGTCCTTCTCGATACGGATGAAAATGATTTTATACTTGAACCCGTTTCATCAGAAGAGGATAGTTCTGAAACGGAGTAA